The Brassica napus cultivar Da-Ae chromosome C1, Da-Ae, whole genome shotgun sequence DNA segment ACAAAGGAGTAACGTTGCCTAAGCTAGTGCCGTTGCGAACCATGTGCAAATCACGTCCCATTGTTGGTAAACTGATATAATGTTTGTCTTCAAAAGATTTGCcgttattttctatttttatatatcaaaaaatatttgtttaagtgaccattttaatttatatgttaacatTTTGCTGAACTTTTAAAATCTTATTAATATCGACGTATCAATATAACGTAGTCAATCTCAAGCTATCACagatataattataaatgtTACAAAAATTACCGAATCCCAGTCACACATTAGTTTGAGACTATATTATATAGCTGTGCTAGTCAATGGGAAGATAGGCTTGTACTGGAGCTGGGCTTTCTCATCAGTTAGCGGGTTTGGCTCTTGTGTCGTTGGTACAATTTTCGAATGGGTATTGGTGTCGAACAAATAGATATGAAGGGAGGAAGGGAAAGGAGTCACGATGCCTAAAGAGGTTCCATTGCGAGCCATGTGCAAAGCCCGTGTAATTCCCGGTAAACTTCTTGTTGTGAATTAGAGTTCTCAAATGTTTCTATGGTATGTAATGTATTTATGTTGTTAATATTGTAATGTGGtaatagtttaattaatataatatgataCGAAATCTGATGCTGAGAAACTTAGTTAGGTTCttagtttcttgtttttttttatatacttaaatgtgATTGCGTCGTTACTTTAGAATTTACTTGAATACAATTTTTCCGTGAAGTAAAGTTGCGAAACCAAATTTTTTATTCAGATCTCATTTACAACTTTCCCTAGTGatttttcataacaaaaatatCCAATATTTATCGGAGAAAACAATGTTAGGGCTCATGCTATTGCAAAGCAGGACCTTTCAGCTTTGAATCCAATTTAAGTTTATGAACGAAAATTAGagtttacacaaaaaaaaaaactttgtcaaCTTGCTAAGCTAAAACAGGCTTAGATAATAATTCATTATTTGCATATGTTCATAAGTTATGCATAGATAACGATTATGTTTAGCTAACACGTATTTATAATTAAGAATTAGGgacttttaattcttttttatttacagaaaACAAATCGTAACTTTATCGAAAAATATGACTTTTAATTCACAATTAAATAACAGTCGTTAGATTGACTTGCATTTCATATTTTGTTGGTGAAAGACTTGCATCTCTTAAATGTTAAAGTCTGATATAGAATTCCTTCCCTCATAGTGATGGGTTGTTTCACTTCCATAAAAACAAGGTCACGATCGTGGAAAGATAATAAAGAAAcgtattatataataaattatgaaAGTCGCCTACGTCTTCCACTCTTCCCATATATTAAAAACGTATATTGTCTAAGCATGATAGCGTTTGTCTAGCAGTTTGGATGTCACGATATCCACACGAAGAAAATAATAGAATTTTAAGAATTTCGAATTTAGAGAGAACTTTACAACATAATTTTCTGGATTGATAAGATGAAAGAGACGTGGTTAAGGTCGTCATTATCTGGATTTAATTTTTGACGTTTGCTAAGTATTATCAGATCAtcataataaatagaaaaattagcATATCATTATCAGATTACTATAATAGATAGATTGCGTCGTCTCCAATATCTATACTAtaaagatttattattagtGGTGTATGCTttcaaaactaataatatttcttCTTTGCATGTATTTTTACATACTTGTAAGatcatttataagaatatacatttataaacgCTCGTTTGATCAAATAATAGAGAATGTTTATAAGGACTTTTTAAGGAAATTATAgaattgtttatttttgtttataaggTATCTATGGATAGAAATAGTTTTCAACGTGTGTACGTAACTCAGtttataaaatgataatttagttaatttaataaactaattatataaattatatttaaaacatattttcttattaatattttgagaaatggtatcataaaataatatttctcaaAACACCATTAAAATATCCTTgatctttttttgttaatttccgGTCATTCTTTGTTAGAAAATCCCTCGAGCCATCAACCTTgacactcttgatgtcaaatcGATCGATTTCTATTTGTCAAAAGATTGTTTAATAAGGTTTTTATTTGGTAAATAACTCTAATGTAGCCAGTGCATGTGCAGATAAACGGTAATTAATTAACAACTAGGAGTATTACTTTTGTTACTTTACTTGCAAGTAGGGTTGAAAAATGGGTATATAATGATGGAAGAGACAAagctagagaaagaaaagaagaagaagagaaaagtcATGGATTATAATTTACTTATTCCCATCATTCTAATTACTATTCTCATCACCAAGTTGTTACTCCGACTCTACCGTTCCAACAAAAACCTTCCGCCGTCGCCACGTGTCTGTTTTCCGATTATTGGTCACCTTCACCTCCTCAAACAGCCGTTGCTTCACCGCACTCTCCTCCGTCTCTCGCACTCCCTCGGCCCCGTATTCTCTCTCCGCCTAGGCTCTCGCCTCGCCGTTATCGTGTCGTCTCCAGCCGCAGCCGAAGAATGTTTTTTAACGAAAAACGATATAGTTTTAGCGAACCGGCCTCGTTTCACCATGGGCAAGTACGTGGCTTATGACTACACTTCCATGGTTACGGCTCCTTACGGGGACCACTGGCGAAACCTTCGCCGTATCACCGCCTTGGAAGTCTTTTCAACGCATCGACTCAACGGCTCAGCAGAAATCCGACAAGACGAAGTCAAGAGGCTTCTACAAAAGCTTTACGGTTTATCCGTCCAACGTCCAGCTAAAGTAGGTCCAAATATCTCATCTTGATGAATATCAAACTCATAGATAATCAATCATATTGATTGGTTCGCAAaaatttgtattatattatatacttcCATAATACGAAAAACGAATAAAATccatttattaagttttaacatattatatgataatatgttaaaacttaataaatatatcatatataacatattatcatacattaagttaaaaaaaaaaaacatattatcatatattttcACGTCGTTTTTAGCTATAACTACTACTTTACAGTTTAcagtttattattttcttataaattattgacAGTTTCAAATAGTAAAATGTTGACATAGAAGCATTTTTGTAGTTAAATTCTgtattgataaaatattaataaaaacaatatgttATAGTTGAATTACAAAATGCAGTCATTGCTGAATTCAGCTCTAAATCTGTCGGTGTTAATTTTTGATTGCACGAATAGAAATCTAGTTGAAATAAATTATCCTGATTTAGTAGTTGGAGAACCTACGACGGAACGTTTTCTTTCCTATTATACATATTCAGACCaagaaaagaaaacttgatCAGTTTTGATTTTGTATCCGGTTAAAGATAACCAAACCATATCAAACCGTAACAAGACCATATTATTATTCAGGTGGAGTTGCGAACGTTACTAACGGGTCTTACCCTAAACGTTATAATGAGAATGATGACTGGAAAGAGATTCTGCGAGGAAGATGAAGGTGGAAAAGAGAAGATAAGCTTGGAGTTCCAGGAGCTAGTTGCGGAGATTCTAGAGCTCTCTTCGGCGGGCAATCCAGCCGATTTTTTGCCGGCTCTACAGTGGTATGACTATAAAGATTACATCAAGAGAGCAAAGAAGGTTGGAGAAAAGATGGATAGTTTGTTACAAGGGTTTTTGGATGAACATAGAGCTAACAAAGGAAGATTGGAGTTTACGAACACCATGATTGCTCATTTGCTTGATTCTCAAGAAAAGGAGCCTCATTACTACAATGATGTTACCATCAAAGGTCTCATTCTGGTATGTATTTCTAGACCCTATTAAAATATACGAAATCTAACTTATACACAAATGCTAACTTCCccaaataattatatgaaaatatattcttCACATTCTTGAAATTTCCGAATATCCTAATATATGTCGCGGTTAAACCACAattaatatgaaaacaaaatacttTAACAACGGCTTCCAAACCAAATGATGAAATTATAATTGAAATAtcagacatgaaaatctattacGAAACCTATTGATGTTGACACTAGATCACCAATCTTGATTGTTATCTCCAACCCCTGCTGAAGAACAAGAAACCAATGGAACGACGACAAAATacatttaaaacaaacaaaaataggtgaaaaactatttaataatgGTCCCATTTTTAATGTTGGATTCTATTATCAGATGATGGTGATAGGAGGGACAGATACATCGGCCTTAACCGTGGAATGGGCAATGTCGAATCTATTAAACCATCCACAAGTGCTTGAGACAACGAGACAAAACATTGATACTCACATCGTACCATCGTCATCAAGTAATCGTCGTTTGTTAAAAGAAGATGATTTGGTGAACATGAACTACTTGAACTGTGTTGTATCCGAGACACTTAGGTTATGCCCTGTCGCGCCACTTATGGTTCCTCacttctcttcttctgattGTGTCATCGGTGGGTTCGATGTTCCACGTGATACTATCGTGTTGGTTAATTTGTGGGCAATACACAGAGATCCACGTGTGTGGGATGATCCGACCTCGTTTAAGCCGGAGAGATTTGAAGATAGAGATCAGCTTGGACAGTACAATGGTAAGATGATGCCCTTTGGTTTAGGGAGACGGGTTTGTCCCGGGTTGGGTTTGGCTAACCGGGTGGTTGGGTTGGTGTTGGGTTCGATGATTCAGTGTTTTGAATGGGAGAGTGGCTCAGGAGGTCCGGTTGATATGACTGAAGGTCCGGGCCTTAGTATGCCCAAGGCTGAACCATTGGTTGTCACATGCAGACCACGTGAGGTGGCTTCCGAGTTGCTCTTGAGGATCCAATAATATGTAACTTGAGATTTTAAGATATGAAAATCATAATGTTCCAAACAAAAATCATAACTTATCTGTAataagattattattattttgtgtaataAGATTATTCAACTACAAAAACAACCAACCATTAAGATACAGttgatgatattttatttactatttCAATTATATTGGTGGTAGTTGAAGAAGTTGACATGACGTCTGAAAGAGAAAAATCATCTAATACAGTCCACAGAAAGTTCGTTCTTATCATAGATATTTTTTGAAAGCTTTAAAGTTTCTCTTATcactattaattattatttcagatttaataataaaaacttatttaactaatttatttCGATAATATCTTATTACAATAACATCAAGAAACATCACATCTGGAAGAAGATAAAGTACACACACATTCAAAGATCCGATCCCATTCAAGAATTCTCGCTCCGGTTCGGTTTAGACGAAGATTCTGAACCAAGATCCTCCTCCACCGCAGGAATCCACTCGTTCGTCGCCGGGTTGCTTCTGTAAACAGCCTTTTCACCTCCGTCTCCGATTGCAGCGGCGGCTATCACAGCTTCTTCACCACCGTCTTCCTTCCCCACATTTATAAACCCACTTCCGGTCTAGTTTCATAAACATAACCACATTTACTACAAAGTTAATTTTCTTCAGCTGTAATtttaaagaaagagaaataaaaataagaaccGTGTGATGTTGCTTATCAATGGCGGTGAGACTCGTGTAATACTCTGTCTCCAGGAACTCATCTTGAACAGCAGCAGAACCTCCTTCATGCAGAATATTACcctgtattttttttaaccacAAGATCTCAATTATGACGATAAGTTTACGTGAAGAGCAAAAAGTAGTGAGGCagttttacccaaaaaaaaaaagtagtgagGTAGAGAAAACCGAACATGAGTTTGGGACTGGAGAGTTTGGAACTTGTCAGCCTCTGGATGGTCAGTGGTTGGCTCGGGAGTAGAGAAACATCCGAAAGGGCCTGGCTCGCTCCGGGTGGGCTTAGTGGGTCGTTTAGGGGCCAAGGAATCGAAACCAGCTCTGATCTGGTTCGTGTTCTTGATCTGTTGATCCGGGTCGGCTATCTCGTCGCTCCGGCTTGGCTTCATCGTACTCATCGTcgccttctctctctttttgctTTGGTTTACAACTGGAAAAGAGATAGAGATAATAGATTTTACTCACTGGTTTGGTTgtgttaaaagaaaaattataatggGCCTTTGCGTGGGcctttttgtttaatgttccaaaaaataataattacatgTCAGAACTTTAATGTTTTGTCAAATTTTTCCAAagcaatttattaaaataaatatttttatatatttttcttttattcgaTTATCTTTTTACAAAGTAATTTCGTAAATTATCAGATTTTGTAGGGAATACGAATTTCAAGAGCTGGATGGCAATTTAACAATGGTCGACATTGGGCCCTATTATAGTATTTGAAGCGTGAAGCTTTCCATTTCCCGCTCCCACAGGACAGTAAACAAAGTGTCCCTTATAATACCCCAAAGGCCAACACTTCGAACAATGAAAAATTGTTTGCATTCAAGATTTGAATCGTGAATTGCGAGCAATTTTAACTATGTAGTAAAACTTGAAATAATCATTGTTTTCCTTATGAAATGATCGTACTTTCATGTTAAAGCTTTATAAGATAATCATGTAGTTGTGTCATTACTCATTTGTATTGCACCATAATGACCAACAACATCTCCTGAATATATATAACCGATTCATGTAGAATTTACACGATAACGTGGATCTCAAAACTATTActagtcaaaaataaaaattatttattggcACGTACTATATATGGATGTTTTTGAGAAGGAAACCGACTATTGTATCATGATCAACAGGGCCGGCTCAGATGTATTGTGGACCCTAGGGCGAGATTTAAAATATGCCCTTTAGTTATTCATTGGTCCAAATTAAATCACtcaattttcattatttatttttatatgtgtataaaacccaaatccacaagaaaattataaaaatgatgtACTATCGTCTACCGCAATGGTCCATAAAGCCCAATATGTTGAAcataaatttgatgtttttccTTTGACATTGCCGACaaacaattatattaaaaatttaaagaggAACTCGGTTGGAACAGTTTAGACAAGGCCCTTTAATTATTCAACGATTGGAATATATGGGCCCCTATTGAACGTTGGTCTTGGCCCTTTT contains these protein-coding regions:
- the LOC106426863 gene encoding cytochrome P450 81Q32-like, whose translation is MMEETKLEKEKKKKRKVMDYNLLIPIILITILITKLLLRLYRSNKNLPPSPRVCFPIIGHLHLLKQPLLHRTLLRLSHSLGPVFSLRLGSRLAVIVSSPAAAEECFLTKNDIVLANRPRFTMGKYVAYDYTSMVTAPYGDHWRNLRRITALEVFSTHRLNGSAEIRQDEVKRLLQKLYGLSVQRPAKVELRTLLTGLTLNVIMRMMTGKRFCEEDEGGKEKISLEFQELVAEILELSSAGNPADFLPALQWYDYKDYIKRAKKVGEKMDSLLQGFLDEHRANKGRLEFTNTMIAHLLDSQEKEPHYYNDVTIKGLILMMVIGGTDTSALTVEWAMSNLLNHPQVLETTRQNIDTHIVPSSSSNRRLLKEDDLVNMNYLNCVVSETLRLCPVAPLMVPHFSSSDCVIGGFDVPRDTIVLVNLWAIHRDPRVWDDPTSFKPERFEDRDQLGQYNGKMMPFGLGRRVCPGLGLANRVVGLVLGSMIQCFEWESGSGGPVDMTEGPGLSMPKAEPLVVTCRPREVASELLLRIQ
- the LOC106426815 gene encoding uncharacterized protein LOC106426815; this translates as MSTMKPSRSDEIADPDQQIKNTNQIRAGFDSLAPKRPTKPTRSEPGPFGCFSTPEPTTDHPEADKFQTLQSQTHGNILHEGGSAAVQDEFLETEYYTSLTAIDKQHHTTGSGFINVGKEDGGEEAVIAAAAIGDGGEKAVYRSNPATNEWIPAVEEDLGSESSSKPNRSENS